TTTACGGCTTGGGAGCGAATGCATTATCAGATGAAGCAGTGGAAAAAATATTTACAGCAAAAGGCAGACCCAGCGATAATCCGCTGATTGTACATATTGGAGCGTGGGACCAGTTGTCCACAGTAGCAAGTGAGGTTCCGGAGAAAGGGAAAAAGCTGATGGAGGCGTTTTGGCCTGGACCCTTGACGGTGATTTTGCCAAAAACGGATCAGGTAGCTTCGCTGGTAACGGCAGGATTGGATTCAGTCGGGGTTCGCATGCCTGATCATCCGATTGCCTTGGCTTTGATCAAGGAAGCGGGGGTACCGATTGCAGCTCCGAGCGCCAATCGTTCTGGACGTCCGAGTCCAACGACCGCGGCGCATGTATTGGCTGACTTGGATGGACGCGTAGCAGGAGTAGTCGATGGTGGGGCAACAGGTGTTGGGGTAGAGTCTACTGTTATTGATGTGACGCAGGACCCGCCCATGATTCTACGCCCAGGCGGCATCACACGGGAGCAAATGGAACCAGTGATTGGCTACGTGGAGCTCGATCCATCTTTTCAAGTGGGAGCAGCCGAGGCACCGCGCTCTCCAGGGATGAAATATACGCATTACGCTCCTGAAGGAGAAATGTGGTTAGTATCAGGAGAGAGTGAAAAAGTTCGGGCGAAAATGGAAGACATGCTGCAACAGGCGAAGCAGCACAGTCAAAAAACGGGTGTGCTGGCAACGGAAGAAACAGCTCCGTTTTGGCAAAGCCACGCGGCGGCAGATGTTGTTCTTGTAGTCGGATCACAAGCAGATCTGGAAGTGGTTGCCCAACAGCTTTATGCTGTGCTGCGAGAATTCGACGATCAAGCAGTACAGTATATTGTCGGTGAGACTTTCCCGCGAAACGGGTTGGGTATGGCCGTGATGAATCGCTTGGAAAAGGCTGCTGGAGGCCGAGTCTTGTCCGTGTAAACCTGTCCTAAACTCCCCCTTGTCCGCATAAGGTGAAGAGACGGGAGGGGAGCTGCTTGGACCAGGTGTTATTCCAATGGGGGCAATTTTTGACGTTGCTCATTATTGCTTTCGCCTTAAGTATGGATGCCTTTTCGTTGGGAATTGGCGTAGGAATGGTCGGGATTCGGTTACGAGAGATTATCAAAGTAAGTATCACCATCGGACTGTTTCATATTATGATGCCGATCATCGGGATTGTCGTTGGAGCGTACTTGTCCGATTTGGTTGGAGATATAGCCGTATTTATTGGCGGCGGTGTCCTGATGATCATCGGCTTGCATATGCTATGGAATGGCTTCGTTCAAGGGGATCAAAAAAGTGTATTGAAGACAAAAGGTTTCGGACTGATGCTCTTTGCTTTAAGTGTCAGCCTGGATGCTTTCACCGTCGGTTTCTCGTTCGGCTTGATCGAGGTCAATAGAATTTTGGCCATCTCCCTTTTTGGAATAATGGGTGCCACCATGTCCTACTTCGGTTTATTGTTAGGCAGGAGTGTGGGAGGGTGGCTTGGGGATTATAGCGAATTAGTAGGTGGACTTATTTTGTTTGGTTTTGGGTTAAAATTTATGATATAACCGACTAATTAATAGGAGAGGAGGAACGATACGTGAAACGGATACTTTTCGTCTGTACAGGAAATACGTGCCGAAGCCCAATGGCAGAAGCGATGTTCCGTTCGAAGACAGACGGGCAGGGACTTGAGATACGCTCAGCTGGCGTGGCGGCATTTGCCGGTCAGGATGCCTCCTTGCACGCCAAACAAGTATTAGAAGAACGAGGAATTGCCCACGACCATAAATCCAGCAAGGTAGACGAAGGGTTGATTGAATGGTCTGATGTCATTTTGACGATGACGCACGGTCACAAGCGCGCGATCTTGACGTATTTCCCCTCAGCGGCTGAAAAGGTGCATACCCTGCAGGAGTTCGTAGGGGTAGAAGGTTTTAGTGATATTGCTGATCCGTATGGGGGATCACTGATGGATTATCGCAGGTGTGCCGAAGAAATCGAAGAGTCACTGGAGAGGCTCTCCATGATGCTCAAGGACCCAGGTCTTCGTAAATCAGCGGATGAATAGGGTGCTGGTGTATAGCCAGGGCCTTGTTTTTTGTGAGAGTACGAACGATTTTTTAGTGATTTGATAAAAATGTTCACTTTTTACTTGTTGTTTTTTGATGTATACTAGACAAAGATTATGAGACAAGCGAGGGATGACAGATGAAAGTAGCACTTGCTGCTGATCACGGTGGATACAAGCTAAAAGAGGAGATCAAGACTCTGCTGGCCTCCATGAACATCCAGACGGAAGACTTCGGCTGCACCTGCGAGGAATCGGTTGATTATCCCGATTATGCTTTGCCAGTAGCGGAAAAGGTGGCAGCTGGGGAGTTTGATCGAGGCATTCTCGTTTGCGGAACAGGTATCGGTATGTCGATCGCAGCCAACAAGGTTCCAGGCATCCGTTGTGCACTTGTGCATGATACGTTTTCTGCACGCGCTACCCGTGAGCATAACAACACCAATGTGTTGGCGATGGGTGAGCGGGTCATTGGACCGGGTCTTGCGCTTGATATCGTGAAAATTTGGTTGGAAACAGAGTTTCAAGGTGGTCGTCACGAGCGCCGTGTGGAAAAGATTTCCCAAATTGAAGCGAAGCATGCGGGAGTGAAGTAAGTGGATTTATCCGCTATCGAAAAACAAATCAGTGACATTGTCGAAGAAGTAGCCGATATGGCAGAGCTGAAAGCTGGACAACTCATGGTGATTGGGTGTAGTACCAGCGAGGTGCTCGGGGAGCATATCGGTAAAGCTGGCAGCCAAGATGTAGCGAAAGCTCTGTATCGTGGGATTCAATCTGTTGTAGAGAAGCGCGGCCTTGCTGTTGCCTTTCAATGTTGTGAACATTTGAACAGGGCTCTGGTCGTCGAGCATGATGTTGCATTACGATACGGACTGGAAGAAGTCTCGGTTGTTCCCGTTCCGACTGCTGGTGGCTCTATGGCTGCGCATGCATTTACTCAGTTCACGGATGCAGTCGTTGTGGAGCATATTCGCGCGCAAGCAGGCATTGATATCGGCCATACGCTAATCGGCATGCATCTGAAGCATGTGGCAGTACCGGTGCGTCCGACACAGCGTCTCGTTGGACAAGCCCATGTTACGGCAGCGCGTACGCGCGCCAAGCTGATTGGCGGACCGCGTGCCGTGTATGAGAAGACACCACCGAATGAAAGCTGCACGTAAAAAGAATGTGGGACAAGCCCACTTTATGATCACGAACTTTTAAGGAGGAGAAACTATTATGCTAGATTTTTTGCGTAATCAAGACCCACAGGTGATGGAAGCCATTCAACTGGAGCTCGGAAGACAACGCGACAAGATTGAGCTGATTGCTTCTGAAAACTTCGTAAGCCGCGCAGTTATGGAAGCAATGGGAACCGTTTTGACGAACAAATACGCAGAAGGATATCCAGGCCGCCGCTATTACGGTGGTTGCGAGTATGTGGATATCGTGGAAAACATCGCGCGCGACCGCGTAAAAGAAATTTTTGGCGCAGAGCATGCAAACGTACAACCACACTCCGGTGCTCAGGCGAACATGGCTGTATACTTCACAATTCTTCAGCCAGGCGACACTGTACTGGGAATGAATCTGTCCCACGGTGGTCACTTGACGCATGGTAGTGCAGTAAACTTCTCCGGTACTCTGTACAATTTCGTTGATTATGGTGTAGACGAAGATACTCACCTGATTAACTATGAAGTTGTTCGTGCAAAAGCATTGGAGCACAAGCCAAAACTGATCGTTTGTGGTGCGAGTGCGTATCCGCGTACGATTGATTTTGCTAAGTTCCGTGAGATCGCGGATGAAGTGGGCGCGTACTTCATGGTGGACATGGCGCACATCGCTGGTCTGGTTGCGGCAGGTCTGCATCCAAACCCAGTACCACACGCGCATTTCGTTACTTCTACGACGCACAAGACTCTGCGTGGACCACGTGGTGGTTTGATTTTGTGCAAGGAAGAGTTCGCGAAAGGCATCGACAAATCCGTGTTCCCAGGCGTTCAAGGTGGTCCGTTGATGCACGTGATCGCAGCAAAAGCGGTTGCTTTCGGCGAAAACCTGCAACCAGAGTTCAAGGATTACGCAGCTCGCATCATCAAGAATGCGCGTGCATTTGCGGAAAGCTTGACTGCTGAAGGTCTGACGCTTGTTTCCGGCGGAACGGATAACCACCTCGTATTGATTGATGTGAGCAAAATCGGCCTGACAGGTAAAGTGGCTGAGCATCTGTTGGACGAAGTAAGCATTACCACGAACAAAAATACCATTCCTTACGATACACAAAGTCCGTTTGTTACAAGCGGTGTGCGCATGGGTACGCCAGCAGTAACAAGCCGCGGTTTTGATGAGGAAGCGATGAAGGAAGTAGCGGCGATTATCGCTCTGACATTGAAAAATCCAGAGGATGCTGCGAAGCACGAAGAAGCACGTCAACGTGTGGCAGCTTTGTGCCAACGTTTCCCTATGTACGAAGGCTTGAATATCTAATCAAGGCAACGAGAAGCAGACCCAGTGGAAATTTTCCTATACGGGTCTGCTTTTTTTCCACTTCCCGGCAGTTGATAGGGATCGAGGACGCGAAAAAGTACGAAGATTAGGCAAATTGACGGAGCCACTCTCACCAGCTATTATAGAAAGGATGTATTGATAGGGAAACGGAGGAAATGACATGAGCCGTGTATATGTGTTTGACCATCCGCTGATTCAGCATAAAGTTACGTATATTCGTGACAAGAATACAGGGACCAAGGAATTTCGCGAACTGGTAGATGAAGTGACTACTCTGATGGGCTATGAAATTACCCGTGATATGCCTTTGGAGCAGACCACCATCGAAACACCAGTGGCTACCTGTCAGTCGAATGTAATTGCTGGTAAAAAAGTAGGGTTGGTACCGATTCTGCGTGCTGGTCTTGGTATGGTTGATGGCCTGATGAGGCTGATTCCTGCTGCCAAAGTAGGACACGTAGGTCTTTACCGTGATCCGGAAACCCTGCAGCCTGTTGAGTATTATGTGAAGCTGCCATCCGATGTTGCTGAGCGTGAGTTGATCGTAACTGACCCAATGCTGGCGACTGGTGGTTCTGCTGTTGCCGCTCTTACTGCTTTGAAAAAACGTGGAGCAAAAAACTTGAAACTGATGTGCCTCATCGCTGCTCCAGAAGGTATTAAGCTGGTTCAGGACGAGCATCCTGATGTAGATATTTACGTAGCGGCTGTTGATGAATATTTAAACGACCATGGATACATCGTGCCAGGCTTGGGCGATGCGGGTGACCGCTTGTACGGCACGAAGTAGTCGGAGAGGGAAAAACGGATGAAAACTGTAAAAGTAATGACGGTATTCGGCACTCGTCCAGAAGCGATCAAAATGGCGCCACT
This genomic stretch from Brevibacillus sp. DP1.3A harbors:
- a CDS encoding L-threonylcarbamoyladenylate synthase; the encoded protein is MEMNFVTKVWSVDNDVENQHSCAQIVDAARFLREGEVVAFPTETVYGLGANALSDEAVEKIFTAKGRPSDNPLIVHIGAWDQLSTVASEVPEKGKKLMEAFWPGPLTVILPKTDQVASLVTAGLDSVGVRMPDHPIALALIKEAGVPIAAPSANRSGRPSPTTAAHVLADLDGRVAGVVDGGATGVGVESTVIDVTQDPPMILRPGGITREQMEPVIGYVELDPSFQVGAAEAPRSPGMKYTHYAPEGEMWLVSGESEKVRAKMEDMLQQAKQHSQKTGVLATEETAPFWQSHAAADVVLVVGSQADLEVVAQQLYAVLREFDDQAVQYIVGETFPRNGLGMAVMNRLEKAAGGRVLSV
- a CDS encoding manganese efflux pump MntP family protein yields the protein MDQVLFQWGQFLTLLIIAFALSMDAFSLGIGVGMVGIRLREIIKVSITIGLFHIMMPIIGIVVGAYLSDLVGDIAVFIGGGVLMIIGLHMLWNGFVQGDQKSVLKTKGFGLMLFALSVSLDAFTVGFSFGLIEVNRILAISLFGIMGATMSYFGLLLGRSVGGWLGDYSELVGGLILFGFGLKFMI
- a CDS encoding low molecular weight protein arginine phosphatase, translating into MKRILFVCTGNTCRSPMAEAMFRSKTDGQGLEIRSAGVAAFAGQDASLHAKQVLEERGIAHDHKSSKVDEGLIEWSDVILTMTHGHKRAILTYFPSAAEKVHTLQEFVGVEGFSDIADPYGGSLMDYRRCAEEIEESLERLSMMLKDPGLRKSADE
- the rpiB gene encoding ribose 5-phosphate isomerase B; this encodes MKVALAADHGGYKLKEEIKTLLASMNIQTEDFGCTCEESVDYPDYALPVAEKVAAGEFDRGILVCGTGIGMSIAANKVPGIRCALVHDTFSARATREHNNTNVLAMGERVIGPGLALDIVKIWLETEFQGGRHERRVEKISQIEAKHAGVK
- a CDS encoding TIGR01440 family protein — encoded protein: MDLSAIEKQISDIVEEVADMAELKAGQLMVIGCSTSEVLGEHIGKAGSQDVAKALYRGIQSVVEKRGLAVAFQCCEHLNRALVVEHDVALRYGLEEVSVVPVPTAGGSMAAHAFTQFTDAVVVEHIRAQAGIDIGHTLIGMHLKHVAVPVRPTQRLVGQAHVTAARTRAKLIGGPRAVYEKTPPNESCT
- the glyA gene encoding serine hydroxymethyltransferase, translated to MLDFLRNQDPQVMEAIQLELGRQRDKIELIASENFVSRAVMEAMGTVLTNKYAEGYPGRRYYGGCEYVDIVENIARDRVKEIFGAEHANVQPHSGAQANMAVYFTILQPGDTVLGMNLSHGGHLTHGSAVNFSGTLYNFVDYGVDEDTHLINYEVVRAKALEHKPKLIVCGASAYPRTIDFAKFREIADEVGAYFMVDMAHIAGLVAAGLHPNPVPHAHFVTSTTHKTLRGPRGGLILCKEEFAKGIDKSVFPGVQGGPLMHVIAAKAVAFGENLQPEFKDYAARIIKNARAFAESLTAEGLTLVSGGTDNHLVLIDVSKIGLTGKVAEHLLDEVSITTNKNTIPYDTQSPFVTSGVRMGTPAVTSRGFDEEAMKEVAAIIALTLKNPEDAAKHEEARQRVAALCQRFPMYEGLNI
- the upp gene encoding uracil phosphoribosyltransferase translates to MSRVYVFDHPLIQHKVTYIRDKNTGTKEFRELVDEVTTLMGYEITRDMPLEQTTIETPVATCQSNVIAGKKVGLVPILRAGLGMVDGLMRLIPAAKVGHVGLYRDPETLQPVEYYVKLPSDVAERELIVTDPMLATGGSAVAALTALKKRGAKNLKLMCLIAAPEGIKLVQDEHPDVDIYVAAVDEYLNDHGYIVPGLGDAGDRLYGTK